The window TCTATCCGTCTGTGTGCGTTCGCGGGGATAAGTGGCTTCGCTGTCGATAACATCATTAAAGTGCTACATGGGGAATGTATCGGCACCCTCTTTCATCGTGATGCCAATAAATGGGCTTCAACTGGAGAGATAGGTGCTCGTGAGATGGCAGTTGCCGCAAGGGAATGTTCCAGGCGGCTTCAGGTATATCTAGAGAGACATCTGGCTGTAACATTTTGTAAACCGCATGGATGTGAATATTTATTCTTTGTTCCTTCACCTCCAGGCACTTTCTTCCCAAGAAAGGAGTAAAATTTTGCAGGATATGGCTGATGCATTGGAAGCAAATGAAAAGGCAATCCTTGCTGAGAATGAAGCTGATGTGGTTGCTGCTCAACAGGCTGGATATGAGAAGTCTTTGATATCTCGGCTGGCATTAAAGCCAGGAAAAGTAAGAGCGTGCTCACTTTGCAACTTAGTCTGAATGATCATGTACCTTTTTAGTATTCTTGCTGAAAGGGCTACTCCTTTGTCATAGATTTCTAATCTTGCAAATTCAGTTCGTGTGCTTGCTAACATGGATGAGCCCATTGGTCGCATTTTAAAGAGAACGGAGGTAAGCAAATCACACCAAATATATGTGGCATGTAGTTTTTAATACATGAGGAATAGAGAACAAATTGTGAAGGAGTCTTGTGAAGTACTTCTTTAAGAAAAAACTTCTGCACTCTCAGACGATTTAGTGGGTATTGTACAATGTCCATTGACAATTATATTTAATGGTATAGCCAAAgctattttgttgttgttttgtttcTTGGCCATGAAAAGAACTGGGCTGACTTGTTGGAATATTGGGAGCAACAGAGATGTCGATTTGTAACTAGAAACCTTTATTGATCAGTGTTCAGTTATTAGCCTTTAGTTTCAGAGTGAGATGTTGATTTAATGTCTGGAATATTGTCGTCTCGTCCAGGTTGCTGATGGATTCATCTTGGAGAAATCATCATCTCCATTAGGCgttctattgattatttttgagtCACGACCGGATGCACTTGTACAGGTAAGCAATGCTGGCAAAAAGAAGTTTTCCACTAGCAGGAAGGTTCTGCTGCATGTCCGATATAAATTAGTAGGGTTCTCTTTTTAGTAGTTATGAAACACTTTTTCTTTACTAATGGCGGGGACAATGGTGATTAACATATGTCTGTATATGTAAACTTCACGGAATTCTCTGCATGCTTGAATTGCATGTCCTTGGATTATTCCTTTACAGTTCACAAACTCGTTGCACTTTTTTTGCATGACTAGATAGCTTCTCTAGCAGTCCGAAGTGGGAACGGCCTCTTGTTGAAAGGAGGAAAGGAGGCCAAAAGATCAAACGCTATCTTACACAAGGTTTAACTGATATCTTACACGCTATCATACACTCTTCACTGAAGCTTCACGTTTCCATCATTTCATGTCCAGCTTTGTCACCttctcctctttttctttttcgtCTTAGGTGATTACCTCAGCGATTCCTGGAACTGTTGGTGAAAGGCTTATTGGACTAGTGACTTCTAGAGAAGAGATCCCTGAATTGCTCAAGGTACCTGCCAAATATCTTAAATGAGAAACTTATATTCTCCCTCTCTTTCTTTTTTAGGAAATCATGACCTACACTGGACATGAGTTTGGTTCTTAGTTTATTTTTCTTGCATCCCGCAGCATGATGATGTGATTGATCTTGTTATTCCAAGAGGTAGCAATAAACTTGTTTCTCAAATTAAGGCATCAACAAAAATTCCTGTTCTTGGCCATGCTGGTAATTATGTGTTACTTGAGTATTGGTTACTTGCTAGACTCAATCTCTGCTTTGATGTCACGGATTCTTTTCCTGCGATGGTAATATTACTATGTTTGCTTCCAGATGGAATTTGCCATGTTTATGTTGACAAGTCTGCTGACATGGATATGGCAAAGCGGGTTGTTGTGGATGCAAAAACGGATTATCCTGCAGCCTGTAATGCGATGGTAGTTTGTTATACTTTTTCATAAAACAGTGTCCAGTTTTAACCAGGTAGTTTAttgatttcttttcttttttggtttttttGCAATAAAATTGTTTCATTGCTTTCCCTGGTAGGAAACACTTCTTGTGCATAAGGATTTGGCACAAAATGGAGGTCTTAATGACCTGATTGTGGAACTTCAAACAAAAGGTAGAACTTCTTTTTCAAATTCTTTGTGTAATTAAAGCTTCTATATGATTACTGTGGAGTCTTGACTTGAAAGTAGGGAAAATAGAATCTGAGGGTATTTCTGATAGCAAAATCTGCTTTGTAATGATTATTTTTGTTAATCTCAGTTTAGCGTTGAGTTGCATCACCCATGAAAACACTCTTGTTGTTGAGTCTCATCTATAATGAACAGCTATGTTGCACGGACTCTCCAAAATGCTGCCTAATAGTTTTCACACAGTTTTGCGTACTAACCATTCTGTCCTAATAGTTTTAGAATATGGTAAATGCTGTCTTTCCTCAACTTTCTTTTTTTGTTGAGAAAAGTGACCGACTATCCTCACATTCCTTGGCCCTGAAAATAAAGTTTAATTGGATTGAAGAAATGTGAACTGATGTTTGCATTTGTGGCAGGGGTTTCTTTATATGGTGGACCAAAAGCAAGCTCCCTGCTCAAGATTCCAGAGGCGCGTACTTTTCATCACGAATATGGTTCACTGGCTTGCACTGTGGAAGTTGTTGAAGATGTATATGCTGCAATAGATCATATACATCAGCATGGAAGGTGTTATGTTTGCCTAACTTTTATCTTTTACAAGGCTGCATTatgattcttttctttttcaaattattTCATATTGGAGCTCTTATACTATGCAAACTTTTGCAATCCTTATTTTTATACACAACTCATTGGCAGTACCCACACTGATAGCATTATTACCAAAGATCAGGAAGTTGCTGAAATATTTTTACGTCAGGTTGACAGGTACATTCTCATGTTTTCAACTTCATCTTTCGTCATGACTGATGAGTAGTTTCTTCAATCTGATATACTTAGACCTCTGGAATTTCATTAATTTCTGATAGTAAGTTTTGCCCATTATTGTTAATCATTTAATTGGGGGAACTACTACTACCATCCCTGCTTAAACATGTTTGATCTTCACTTTTCAGTGCTGCTGTATTTCATAATGCAAGCACAAGATTTAGTGATGGGTTCCGCTTTGGACTGGGTGCAGAGGTATATAATCTATCAGTGGTTCCAAATTGTCTTTTGGTATCATAATTTCATATTTGTAAGTATCTTGATTGCTTTTGGTTGAATAGGTTGGGATTAGCACAAGTCGTATTCATGCTCGTGGCCCAGTTGGAGTTGAAGGGTTGCTAACTACGAGATGGTATATCTGTTGTCAACTCTCTTTTGATTTCAATCCCTGTTTTCTACATCATTCTGGCTTTAAGTCCTATCTGGAAAACTACCACTCTTGAGAGATTGCCCTCGGAACAAGAGACTTCTCAAATCTCTGGCAATTCACGTATCCCTTATGATAAAAGAGAAAatagaagtaaagaagatgacgTTGTCAGTTAAATCTCTTTATGTTAGTCGAAAATGAAGTCTCTCAGCTTGACCTAGATCCCATGGGTTCCCTATAAGACATGTCCTCCAGCTTTATTGCATTTGCTACAACTTCTTGTTTATCTTTGTCTGTTTGCTGCATGAACTTGGTTATTACTTCATTACAGGATCACATCTGACTGAACTGGCCCCAATTTAGTTTTTTTCTTGACCAAAACCAGTCTTTTATATCAAGTGTAGCCAGATCTCTGTGCATAATTGCATATCCAGCCTGCAGTCCGTTGCCCGGTAGTTTTCCTACTTGGCAAGATTTGGATGTGGTAGGCCAAAGGACATACATCACAAAACTCCTTAGCTAGTTCATATTGTTTAAGTAAAAAGTCCAAAAAGAGTTGGAACTTTTAAGTTCTTGAGCACGGCTGTCGAGTAAAGTCAAAGAATTACTATATTTCCCTCGATCAGAAAGAGGTATTTACATTTCTGCTTATACATTgaacgtgtgtgtgtgtgtgtgtgtgtgtgtgtgtatacccTTCTTTGTTTGTGCCTTCTTCTATTAGACGCATGCTTTTATTGCATGTTGCACATAAAGCCCGGCAGACGCTtgactttttttctttctttttgcttGGAAAATACTGGAAAATCACACGAAAATGGATGCGCAAATGATCATCTCTGACTAAATTGGAGATGGAGACCTAATCTCAAGAATCTACTCTATAGTTGCTGTATGTCCTTTTTTGCCATGAGCTCTTGATTCTTATCAGAAATCTTTCTTGACTCTCTTCTTTAGCAGTGTTATGAAATAGTCTGGTAAGACAAATTTCACTTAGATTGACTGCTGTTCAAGATGCATGAATGCTTTATCCCCAAAGTGGAAAAAGAGAGATCAGAGGCATGAATTTGCGGTGGTTTTACTGGGTGTATGGCATGTGTAAGAGGAAGAGTTTAGTAGCTGTACAAAATTTAGGCCAAATACATAAGTGGCCACCTAAAATTGCCACGATTTTTCATGCACTTCAACTAAGGCTTTCCTATTAGTCACTTAAAGTATATCTAAAATGTGTCTATTGAGCACTTCATTGATCATGTATGAATGGGATGAAGACATGTGTTATTTCGACCAAAAATAATCCCACTATAAACAGCTGCTACAACCAGAGAAAAACCAACAGTATCTGAGCAAACAACAACCAAAAAATATCCGACCAGCAGCGGCCATCGAAAAAAACTCGAGCCTGGTCCAAAAATTAATTCTCCGGTGAACCTGTACAACGAGCCGACCCTTTGTCTCCTTTTGTTCTATTCTCTCCTCATTTCAGATGCACATTAAAAAATCCTTGCACCTTCAAAATAATATAAGAGAACCATTGAGTTTGACCGGATATCTATTCCAGTTCTCTCAATGACAACGAGAGCTTTGACGGCGCTGATGATGAAGAAGATTTTGAGAATAAGCTGAAGGAGATTTTTTAGGAAATAAGGAATGATTCTTTGTTGTTCTCCTCGGTCTTGTGTAATAAATGAAATTGGAGATAAAGATTAGAGGATGGTGAAAATGATCTCAAAATAAAATTTCTCTGAGAATGGTTGCTGGTGGAATTGGAAAGTTTGTAAGGAATGATTCTTTGTTTTGGTGCTTAGGTGGTACTGCTGGCCGGTCATCGACGATCCTAAGTTGAGTGGCCGATGGGTTTATTGTGGTGTTCTGGTGaagaaactaaaaaaataaaattttaattacaAATAAAAATATTAGGCTCATCACGCAAAGAGAACTGTTATTCACATAACATGACATGTCATCATTTTGTGTTTAATAGCACAcatttattgaagttgggacTGCCTAATAGGAAAGAGCCTAAGTTGAAGTGCTAAAATGAAAAATCGCGGCAATATGTATTTGGCCTGAAATATATGCTAAGTTTTGGATTCCAGTACCTACTTTTTTTGGATTCTACTACCTACTTTTACCTCTGCTTTTTCAGCCGTTTCTTTCTTGATTTCTTATAAAGGAATTTGTCTTTGTTAAAGTTTTCTTAAGGTCGTTTAGTTAGTTTCCTTGGGCATAACACACTTATATTCATTCTGCATTTTGAACATGAATTTTGTTCAAATTATTTGGCCAATGCTGCAATTTTCTGTAGGCTTGCAAGGGGAACTGGACAAATTGTTGACGGTGATAAAGCAGTTGTCTACACTCACAAAGACCTTAGTGGGCTTGAGATTGCATAATTGAAAGCATTGGTTGTCCCAGTTATGTTTTACGAAGATCTTCTGTTGTACTATTGGATGTGGGTAAAGCAGGTTTGATGCTTACTCTCTGTACGTTCCAGTCATGGATTGACTTATGATCATTTGCATACTACAGGtcaaaaattattttgtataacaaaGTTTCACTGCTGCATAGGTTATAACTTGTAGCATTATAAACTCGCAGTCTATTTTGTCTGGCAAAGGTTTCCAATTATGATAAAATAGGAATGTGTTCcaaagaatttttttttcataGAAAAGAATTTGagtttcattattattattattattattttttctttctacTACTTTCCACCAACACAAGTACCTGATAATTTTGCCTTCTGAGGGTTAGGCGGATGAGAAGAaatcatcttttttttttgtctttgctAGGATCTGAACCCTGGTCTCCCATATGTGTATCCATTTCATAGGCTACAACCTTGAGTCCAAATTCGAGTTTCATTAAATTTGTTGCTAAAGctgaatcccccccccccccccccccccacaacccCCAAGTCAATAAATATATGGGGAGTGCCCTTACCGAACTCTTTATAGAAAATGCATTGTCGGTACTCCCCAAAAACTAAAAGGTTGCTTGAGATAGTTTGATTTTGTCCTACTGTAATTGCATTAGTATATAGGTGTGAAATAATAGTGATTGGAGATGTTATAAGAAATGAAATAGGGGATACAATTACccacaaaaataaaactattGCCTATCTAATTACTTTTCTACTCGTCAAACTAATTATCTTTCGTACCAATGGCAGCTTTTGTTGTGAgtaatttcttcttttttctctttttctttttatttctctgcctcttttctcttttccttcttttctctttttttttttttttttttcattttcttatttttttccctCCTCTTTGGTTCATTTATTTTTTGCCTAAatcacattattattattattattattattattattattattattattattattattattattattattattattattattataacttAAATTCACACTCAATTTTGGCTCCTCCTTTattgttttttttccttttgtttattttctttatttcttattcctttttttaatttcatttaactcttttcttttattttctttttctcttcataatctaatttcatttactttttttgctcttttttttatttcttctttgtttATTCAATCAGAAAAGATAACTGATATAGTAAATATTTGTTCatcttttttaaatataattggtataatatatagtttttttttcttttcttcttttctttttttttttaattcaattattagaATAACTTATACATTATAactattttcttttctcttttatgctttcattttttttttaattttttaattttatttattattattatttcaaatcattttttatttcctttttttcttaACCTAATTTTGCACACATTTTTGGCtcctttatttttgttctttttatttatttgtactttttatatattaattattagAAAATAACTTACTTTAGCATATAGTATATCAAAATAATATATTAGTAGCAATTGAAGTATATTATTGTAGTATAGTATGATACCCACATGCTATATATCATATACTAACATGGTAT is drawn from Nicotiana tomentosiformis chromosome 12, ASM39032v3, whole genome shotgun sequence and contains these coding sequences:
- the LOC104086409 gene encoding delta-1-pyrroline-5-carboxylate synthase translates to METADSTRTFVRNVKRVIVKVGTAVVTRTDGRLALGRLGALCEQIQELNSQGYEVILVTSGAVGVGRQRLRYRKLLNSSFLDLQKPQSELDGKACAAVGQNGLMALYDSLFSQLDMTSAQLLVTDNDFRDPDFRRQLNDTVNSLLSLKVIPIFNENDAISTRKAPYEDSSGIFWDNDSLAALLALELKADLLVLLSDVEGLYSGPPRDPDSKLIHTYIKERHETVITFGDKSRVGRGGMTAKVKAAMYAAYAGIPVVITSGFAVDNIIKVLHGECIGTLFHRDANKWASTGEIGAREMAVAARECSRRLQALSSQERSKILQDMADALEANEKAILAENEADVVAAQQAGYEKSLISRLALKPGKISNLANSVRVLANMDEPIGRILKRTEVADGFILEKSSSPLGVLLIIFESRPDALVQIASLAVRSGNGLLLKGGKEAKRSNAILHKVITSAIPGTVGERLIGLVTSREEIPELLKHDDVIDLVIPRGSNKLVSQIKASTKIPVLGHADGICHVYVDKSADMDMAKRVVVDAKTDYPAACNAMETLLVHKDLAQNGGLNDLIVELQTKGVSLYGGPKASSLLKIPEARTFHHEYGSLACTVEVVEDVYAAIDHIHQHGSTHTDSIITKDQEVAEIFLRQVDSAAVFHNASTRFSDGFRFGLGAEVGISTSRIHARGPVGVEGLLTTRWLARGTGQIVDGDKAVVYTHKDLSGLEIA